TCGGGGAGCCATCGTTAAATCATGAAAACACGACGATCAGTGCAGTGGCGTGCTTTATGGACCTTAATCTTCACAGCCGTGTTCATGCTAGTGCTGATCATTCGGTTGGTCATCATTCAAATTGCTGACGCTTCCAGTCTGCAGGCTTATGCGCGGAACATCCATGTTCATAAGATCATTTTGCCGGCGCCGCGGGGCAAAATTATTGATCGTAACGGAACAATTTTAGCGATGGATGTGCCGACCTATCAGATTGTCGCCGCTCCCAAATATGTCACCCATCCGGGTCAAGAAGCGGCCATTTTGGCTAAATATTTGCCGTTTTCCCAGTCGTTGTTGAAAAAAGTGTTGAGTAATAATTCTTGGTATGCTCTGTTGGATCGTTCGGTACCACAAAGTTTAGCCACGAAAATTCAGCAACTCAATTTAACCGGAATTAGTGTCATTCCCTCGAGCGGCCAAGAATATCCTAATGGCACGTTGGCTTCGCAAGTTATCGGGATGGTGGGAGCCAATGGTCAGGGGCTAGCTGGTATTGAGTATGAAGATAATAAGATCTTATCAGGAAAACCCGGGTATTGGATTGTACGGACGGATGCGAGCGGCAATCCCCTGCCGCAATGGCAAGAGGCGTATAAGGCACCTAAGCCGGGCGATACAGTGCAATTAACCATTGATGCGAATATTGAGGCGGTCGCTCAAAAATGGCTAAAGTGGGGCGTAAAACGAGCCCATGCGTTGAATGGAACCGTCATTATCCTTAATCCTCATACCGGTTCCGTTATTGCCTTAGCCAACTGGCCGAACTTTAATCCTAATAACTATTATTCTGCGACTCCGTTAGAGATGACAGATTATGCTGTGCAGGATCCCGTTCCTCCCGGCTCCATTTTCAAACCGGTCACGGCTTCGGCGGGCTTAGGATTGGGTCTCTTTACTCCGAATAGTATGTTCGATACGCGTGGTTATAAAATTGTAGATGGCGTGCGCATTAACGACTGGAATCCGGTGGGATGGGGTTGGATCACACTAACACGAGGCTTAGAGGTCTCGTCGGACCAAGTGTTTATGGATGTCGCCTTGAAAGTCGGCGTCGACGGGATGTACCACTATATTAAGGAATTTGGATTGGACCACCCCAGCAATGTGGGATTGCCGGGGGATTCCAGTGGGATTTGGATTCCCAAAAATCAAGTCAATGCGGTGGATTTAGCAACCATTGGATTTGGTCAAGGTATGGCGGTGACGCCCATGCAGATGATCACTGCAGATTCTGCCATTCCCAACCATGGGGTCATGATGCAGCCTCATATTCTTAAGGCTATCCTATCGCCCACGGGACAGGTCATTAAGACGGTCAAACCGCAGGTGGAATCACGACCTGATACGCCCAAAGTGGCGAAAGAGATAGAGCACATGATGGTTTTGGAAGCGACTCAAGGAACCGGGGTTCCTGCACAAGTTCCCGGGTATGTGATCGGTGGGAAAACCGGGACGGCTCAGAAGATTGTTGATGGGAAAACCTCTAGCAACTTGTTTGTGTCGTCTTATATGGGATTTGGTCCAGTTCCCCATCCTCGGTTTATCATGCTTGTGATGATCAATCGACCCATTGGCAAACTGTTCTATGGCGATCAGGTTTCAGCCCCAGTCTGGCAGCATATTGCTTCTTACCTATTTAAATATTGGAAGATTAAACCTTATGCAGGACCAGATAATGGATCCAAACCGTTCGTCAAGCCGTAACGGGTTCTGCTCAGGACGATTTGGACATACACATGGTGAGTAACCAAGCCTGAGTTCCAGGCGAGGAGGCTCATAGTATGACTAATCGGCCGACATTAGTGATTAAACGGCGTACCTTTATTGTCATGGTATTGGTAGGACTGTACGATTTCGTTTTGCTGGGAAGGCTGAGTGATATTCAGGGCGTGGAATCGGCTCATTTGAAGGCATTGGCCGATGGGATCCATTTTCGCGGTGTTCCTTTGGCTCCTTTTCGCGGAAATATTGTTGACCGCCATGGGCGTCTATTAGCGGGCAGTCATCATGCTTATTCGGTTTACGCGATCCCGATTCAGACCCGAAAACACCGAACGGAGGAGGTTATCTTACTTTCCACATTATTGGCGATACCGCAAAAGACGGTCCAAAAACGATTGCAACGCCGGCAAGGTTTTGTATGGATTAAAAGACGGTTATCTCCCCAAGAATTAGCAACCCTGCGCAGCCAGTTGAGTGCATTACCGGGTATCTATCTATTGACGGAAACGGCCCGATATTACCCTCAAGGAGCATTGGCGGGTCCTGTCTTAGGCTTTACGGGAATTGACAATCAAGGACTGTCGGGTATTGAACTAACCTATGACAAGTACTTGACGGGAAAGCCAGGCAGCCTGCAAGAAGAATTTGACGTGACCGGACAAACCGTAAAGTTTGCTCAGACCCGGGTAATTCCTTCGGTGCAAGGAGATACTGTTGAACTCAGTTTAGATGAGAATATTCAATGGATGGCCGAGCGGGCTTGTGAACAGGCGATGATTCATACCCAAGGCAAATCTGTCAGTATCGTCGTCATGCACCCGCGGACAGGAGGAATTCTAGCCATCGCGCAACGACCATCAATCGATCCGAATCACTTTCGGGATTATAATCCTAAACAATACCGCGTATTATCTGTTTCGGATGCGATTCCTCCTGGCTCTATTTTCAAACCCGTCA
The Sulfobacillus thermosulfidooxidans DNA segment above includes these coding regions:
- a CDS encoding peptidoglycan D,D-transpeptidase FtsI family protein is translated as MKTRRSVQWRALWTLIFTAVFMLVLIIRLVIIQIADASSLQAYARNIHVHKIILPAPRGKIIDRNGTILAMDVPTYQIVAAPKYVTHPGQEAAILAKYLPFSQSLLKKVLSNNSWYALLDRSVPQSLATKIQQLNLTGISVIPSSGQEYPNGTLASQVIGMVGANGQGLAGIEYEDNKILSGKPGYWIVRTDASGNPLPQWQEAYKAPKPGDTVQLTIDANIEAVAQKWLKWGVKRAHALNGTVIILNPHTGSVIALANWPNFNPNNYYSATPLEMTDYAVQDPVPPGSIFKPVTASAGLGLGLFTPNSMFDTRGYKIVDGVRINDWNPVGWGWITLTRGLEVSSDQVFMDVALKVGVDGMYHYIKEFGLDHPSNVGLPGDSSGIWIPKNQVNAVDLATIGFGQGMAVTPMQMITADSAIPNHGVMMQPHILKAILSPTGQVIKTVKPQVESRPDTPKVAKEIEHMMVLEATQGTGVPAQVPGYVIGGKTGTAQKIVDGKTSSNLFVSSYMGFGPVPHPRFIMLVMINRPIGKLFYGDQVSAPVWQHIASYLFKYWKIKPYAGPDNGSKPFVKP